From the genome of Vicia villosa cultivar HV-30 ecotype Madison, WI linkage group LG2, Vvil1.0, whole genome shotgun sequence, one region includes:
- the LOC131652541 gene encoding chalcone synthase 4-like codes for MVTVSEIRKAQRAEGPATILAIGTANPANCVEQATYPDFYFRITNSEHKTVLKEKFQRMCDKSMIKRRYMYLTEEILKENPSLCEYMAPSLDARQDMVVVEVPRLGKEAAVKAIKEWGQPKSKITHLIFCTTSGVDMPGADYQLTKLLGLRPYVKRYMMYQQGCFAGGTVLRLAKDLAENNRGARVLVVCSEVTAVTFRGPSDTHLDSLVGQALFGDGAAALIVGSDPVPEIEKPIFEMVWTAQTIAPDSEGAIDGHLREAGLTFHLLKDVPGIVSKNIGKALVEAFQPLGISDYNSIFWIAHPGGPAILDQVEQKLALKPEKMKATREVLSEYGNMSSACVLFILDEMRKKSMQDGLKTTGEGLEWGVLFGFGPGLTIETVVLRSVTI; via the exons ATGGTGACTGTTTCTGAAATTCGTAAGGCTCAAAGGGCAGAAGGCCCTGCAACCATCTTGGCTATTGGCACAGCAAATCCAGCTAACTGTGTTGAACAAGCCACATATCCTGATTTCTACTTTAGAATCACTAACAGTGAGCACAAGACTGTTCTCAAAGAGAAATTCCAACGCATGT GTGATAAATCTATGATCAAGAGGAGATACATGTATCTAACTGAggagattttgaaagaaaatccTAGTCTTTGTGAATACATGGCACCTTCATTGGATGCTAGGCAAGACATGGTGGTGGTGGAGGTACCTAGACTAGGGAAGGAAGCTGCTGTCAAAGCTATCAAAGAATGGGGTCAACCAAAATCAAAGATTACTCACTTAATCTTTTGTACCACAAGTGGTGTAGACATGCCTGGAGCCGATTACCAACTCACCAAACTCTTAGGTCTTCGTCCATATGTGAAGAGGTATATGATGTACCAACAAGGGTGCTTTGCTGGTGGCACGGTGCTCCGTTTGGCTAAGGACTTGGCCGAGAACAACAGAGGCGCTCGTGTGTTGGTTGTTTGTTCTGAAGTCACTGCGGTTACATTCCGTGGTCCTAGTGATACTCACTTGGACAGTCTTGTTGGACAAGCGTTATTCGGAGATGGAGCTGCTGCACTTATTGTTGGTTCTGACCCAGTACCAGAGATTGAGAAACCTATTTTTGAGATGGTTTGGACTGCGCAAACAATTGCACCTGATAGTGAAGGAGCCATTGATGGTCACCTTCGTGAAGCGGGGCTAACTTTTCACCTTCTTAAAGATGTTCCTGGGATTGTTTCAAAGAACATTGGTAAAGCATTGGTTGAGGCTTTCCAGCCATTGGGAATTTCTGATTACAACTCAATCTTTTGGATTGCACACCCAGGTGGACCTGCAATTTTAGATCAAGTGGAACAAAAGCTAGCCTTGAAGCCTGAAAAGATGAAGGCCACTAGGGAAGTACTTAGTGAGTATGGAAATATGTCAAGTGCTTGTGTGTTGTTTATCTTAGATGAAATGAGAAAGAAATCAATGCAAGACGGTTTGAAGACAACTGGAGAAGGACTTGAATGGGGTGTGTTATTCGGTTTTGGACCTGGACTTACCATTGAGACAGTAGTTCTACGCAGTGTGACTATATGA